Within the Pseudomonas sp. SL4(2022) genome, the region AGCATTCTGAGGCGTGTTTCAACACAGCATCACCGAGCGCAGTAGCTTGAAGACAGATTTCAAATTACGTCGCGCAGGCGATACCAGGCCTTGCCCACGGCTTCGATCGGCGCGGCCAGTAAATCACCGCCGGGGAAACGCGGGTTGCTCAGGCCCTGGTACAGCTCAAGCAGGTCGGCGTCACCGAGGATCGCGTCGCTGACCGCACGGGCGGCGGCCAGGGTCGGCAGGATGCCGTGGCCGGAGAAGCCCTGCAGCCAGTACTTCTGCCCACTGCGGCCGACGTCCGGGGTGCGGTGCATCGTGCAGTCGATATGCCCGCCCCAGCCGTAGTCGATCTGCACGCCGCGCAGTTGCGGGAACACCCGCTCCAGATACGGCCGGGTGGCCGCTGGTACGTCTTTGGGGATGCCGCCCAAGTAGGTGCAGCCGCCGCCGAACAGCAGGCGGTTGTCCGGGGTGACGCGGAAATAGTCGGGGACGAACTGGTTGTCGATGGCGCAGGTGCCGCGCGGGAACAGCGAACGTGCCAGCTCCGGGTCCAGCGGCGCGGTGGCGACCTGGTAGGAGCCCACCGGCAGCAGGCGCTTCGACAGCTGTGGATCGAGCTTGTCGATGTAGGCGTTGCAGGCCAGTACCAGCACATTGCTGCGCACCTCGCCGTGTTCGCTGCGCGCTACATAACCGTCCGCAGTTTCTTGATAACTCAGTGCCTTGCTCTGCTCGAAGATCTTGCCGCCCGCTTTCTCGATGGCATCGGCCAGGCCCTGGGCCAGTTTCAGCGGGTTGAGGTGGGCCGCGCCGCTGTCGTGCACGGCGGCCAAGTAACGCGGACTGGCAATCCACTGCGGCAATTCGTTTTTCGGGATAAAACTGAGCTGGTTATAGCCGTATTTGTGTTCGGCTTCTTCGATGCTGTCCTGCAGTTGGCGCACGCGACGCGGCAGCACGGCGGTGTAGATGGCGCCGGTGCGGTAATCAATATCGAACTGATGCCGCTCGGGCAGCTCGCGCATTTCTTCGGCTGCCCAGACCATGCTGTCCCACAGGCGACGGGCGCGCTCCAGGCCTAATGCCTTCTCAAACGGCGGCATATCGCAGGACCAGCCCGGCAGCGCCTGACCACCGTTGCGCCCGGAGGCCGCCCAGGCCAGGCGACTGGCCTCCAGCAGTACCACCTTCTTGCCCGCCAAAGCCAGGCGCAGCGCGCTGTGCAGCCCGCTGAAACCACCGCCGATAATCAGCACATCGCATTGCAACGCTTCCTGCAGGCGCGGGCGCAGCGGGATGGCGCCGGGGTAGGTGCCGGCGTAGTAGGTGCCGATGTGCTGGGCGGATTGTTTGAACATGGTGCGCCTCATGAAATTCTATTTAAATAATTTCATGAAAATCTACGCCATAAATTTCATAAAACCAAGTGCAAAGACGTTTGGCCTAGTTGAGATCGATGGCTAAACGCAGACGATCTTTATGCTGCAAACCTTGTTCGAATAGCGGTTCGGGATAGTGGCGAAGAAAGTAATCCGGCTCGACGGCATACACCCGAAGCCCGGCGCGCTGGTAGAAGGTCAGTTGGTGGCCAAAGCTGCCGGTGGCGACTTCCAGGCGCATTGCGCCCAGTTGCCGGGCGCTGTGCAGGGCGTGCTGCAGCAGTTGCGTGCCGATGCCCTGGGCCTGGCAGTTAGGGTCGACGGCGATATTCATCAGCTCCAGGATTCCAGGGCCGCGCGCCTGTAGCACATAGAGACCGACGACCAGGTCATCAAGCTCGGCGAGGTAGCAGTGACCGTCCGCCAGGTAGGCTTGCACATACGGTAGATGCGGATCGGCTTCCAGCAGCAGGGCCGTCGGCAGCTGCGCGGCATTACAGGCGCGAATAGTTAGGTTCATGGCCAGCTTCAGCGCACCTGATTGCGCCCGTTGTGCTTGGCCGCGTACAGCGCGCGGTCTGCTTTATCCAGCAGATCATCGGCACCTGTTGGTGCATCTTCGGTGGAGGAAATGCCGGCGCTCAGGGTGACCGAGAACTGCAGGCCATTGGCGATAAAGTGCAGTTCGGCAAAGCGCTGGCGGATTTCATCGAGAATGCGCCGCGCCTGGTCAGACGGGCAGTCCGGCAGCACCACAAGGAATTCTTCACCGCCGTAGCGGCCAAGGCTGTCGATGCGCCGCAGGCGCTGGCGCAGCAGGTTGGCCAGGGCACGGATGACGTTGTCGCCAGCGGCATGGCCGTAGCTGTCGTTGACCTTTTTGAAGAAGTCGATATCCAGCATGGCTACGCTGGCCGGTTTACCGCTGCGCTGCGCACGCTCAAGCTCGACTGCCGCCTGTTCTTTGATATCGGCGTGTTTGAGCAGGCCGGTGAGGCTGTCGCGCGACAGCGCGTTGCTCAGCAGGCGCGCGCGCTGGGCGCGGGAAAACACGGCCGCCACCAGGGCGTTGTCGGAAATCGGTTTGGTGACGAAGTCATCGCCCGCCTTGATCAGGGCATTCATCTGTCGGTTGATGTCGGTTTCGGCCGAGAGGTAAACGATCGGTACACGCAGCCAGTCGTCGTTCATGCGGATGATCTGCGCCAGCTCCGGGCCGGTGCAGCCGGGCATGCTGACATCGAGCAGCACCACTTCGGGGTTGAAGCTGCGCATGCGGGAAAAGATCTCTGCCGGTTCGTGGAGCATTTCCACCAGCATGTTGGCACCGCGCAGGATCAGGCTGAAGCGGCTGGCCAGTTCGCGGTCGTCGTCAATGATCAAAACCCGGTAAGGCGCGCCTTGTTGCTGGGCAAAGCAGCGTTCCAGACGGTTTTCCAGTTGCGGGATGTCCACCGGCTTGGTGAAGAAGCCCAGGGCGCCGACACGCACGGCTTGTAGGTGGGTGGCAAAGTCGTCCTGAGTGGTAATCACCAGCAGCGGCAGCGGTTCATCCAGGCGCTGTTGCAGGTTGGCGGCATACTCCAGGCCGGTGAGGGCTTCGTCAGGCAGGTTGACGTCGACGATCAGCGCGTCCGGCAACTGCTTTTGCAGGGCCGCGTCGAGCTCGGCGATGCGGGTGAAGTGTTCGGCCTGGTAACCAAAGTTATTCAGTGTCAGGCGCATGCTTTCGCCAATCGCACGCTGATCTTCGAGGATATAGATGCGCCGCGCGCTGCTGTTGACGCGTGGCGTCTTGAAGGGCTGCGGGGCCTGCTCCTGTTGACGTTCGGCCTGGAACTGCTGGCTGGCCAGCTGTTGCAGGCTGCGGCTGAAGTCCTGCAGGCTCTGTTGTTCCTGCTGCAGGGTTTCCAGCCACTGATCGGCTTCCTGTTCCAGCTCACGGGCGCGCTGGCCGAGGCTGCTGAAGCCGAACGTGCCGGCGGCGCCGGCGAGCTTGTGCAACTGATCGCGCAGGGTTTGCAGGTGCTGTTGTTGCTCCAGCGGATCGGCGCTGTGCAGCAGGCCCTCGGCATTGCGGCCGAGGGCTGGCAGCTCCTCGTGCAAGCGCTGGGCGAAGGCATTGCTGAGCTGCTGCAGGCGTTGCTGCAGTTCATCGGCGGGGGGGGGCCATTACTCATGAGCCTGGCTCCAGATTTGCCGCACCTGGGCGGCCAGTTGCATCGGGTCGAAGGGCTTGATGATCACATCACGGGCGCCGAGGCTGCGGTAGAGGGCTATTTCCGCCGGCTGTACCTTGGCGGTCATGAATGCCACCGGCACCTGGTTGATGTCGATGAGTTGGGCGATTCGTGCCAGGGTTTGCGGCCCGTCCATGTCCGGCATCATCACATCCAGCAGGATAAAGTCCGGGGCAAAGTCTTGCAGTTGATCCAGTGCATCCTGGCCATTGGCACAGCTGAGCACTTGGAAGCCGCCAACGGCCTCCAGCGCCAGTTTGGCCACCGCCTGGATTGAAGGGTCGTCTTCCACATGCAGGATGCGCTGTAGTTCAGGCATATCAGGTGTTCTCGGCGCTGGAGAGCGACTCAGGTGTCGGTTCTGCAGCCAGATTAGTCAGTTCAAACCAGAAAGTCGCGCCCTGTCCGGGCGGCGAGTCGAAACCAATGCGGCCGTCCATGCGCTCGATGATTTCCTTGCTGATGGCCAGGCCCAGGCCTGTGCCGCCTTTCTGTCGGGTATCGGTGGCATCCGCTTGGGAAAACTTGCTGAAAATCCGCGATTGGAAATTTTCCGGCACGCCCGGGCCATGGTCGCTGACGCTGACCCTGACCTGCTGACCCTGATGGGTCACCTGTACGTCAACCGTCTGCCCGGCAGGAGAGAATTTCGCTGCGTTGGACAGCAGGTTGGCCAGCACTTGTGCCAGGCGCAGGCGGTCAACCTGCACCACGGCTGGGGTGGCTTCGGTTTGCAATTTCAGTTGTACGCGGAAGTGCTCGGCATACGGCTGATTCTCTTCGATGGCCTGTTCCAGTAGCGGCTGTAGAGGCTCGGGCCGCAGTTCGAAGAACATCTTGCCCGCGACCAGTTTTTCCATGTCCAGCAGGTCATTGATCAGCAGGTTGAGGCGTTGGCTGTTGTCCTGGGCGATTTGCAGCATTTGCTGCATGCCGGCGGGCACGGCACCGAGGGCGCCGCCGTTGACCAGACCGAGGGAGCCGGCGATGGCGGTCAATGGTGTACGCAGTTCATGGCTGACGGTGGAGACGAACTCGTTTTTCATCCGTTCGATGCGTTTACGCTCCTCGATATCACGGATCACCGCAATAAAACGCCGTTCGCCCTGGTGGCTGATCTGTGAGATGGCCAGCTCGATGGTGAAGGTTTCGCCGTTGCTGCGCAGGGCCGTCAGTTCGATTTCCTTACCGAGCATCTGCTGGATACCGGTTTTCAGGAAATGACTGAGGTAGCGGGCGCGCATCGAACGTTGCGGCTCGGGCAGCAACAGGGTGGCACGGTGCCCGGAAACCTCCAGGTGGCTATAGCCGAAAATACGTTCGGCAGCGTGGTTGAAGGTTTCGATATAGCCCTGCTGGTCGATGGTGATGATCGCATCGAGTACGTTGTCGAGCAGGGCTCGCAGGTAATCCTCACGTTCACGAATGGCCATTTCTGTGGCGATGCGTTCGTTGAAGTCCTGGATTTGCACCACAAAGTGCACCGGTTGGTCGTTGCTGTCGCGCACCAGAGAGACGCTGAGCAGCACCCAGATGATCCGCCCCTGGCTGTCCAGGTAGCGTTTCTCCATCTGGTAGGTGTTGACCTCGCCTGCCAGCAGTTCTTCGACATGCTGCAGGTCGGCGTCCAGGTCGTCAGGGTGGGTGATTTGCTGAAAGCTGGTTCGCTGCAATTGCTCGCGGCTATAGCCGAGCATGCTGCAGAGCACTTCGTTGACTTCCAGCCACTGGCCTTGCAGGGACACCAATGCCATGCCCTGCGGCGCGGTACTGAAGGCACTGCTAAAGCGCTGTTGGCTAAGGCGCAATTGGTCTTCCACGGCTTTGCGGTCGCTGATGTCCCAGATAAACCCGGAGATCCACTGCAGCTGGCCGTCGTTGTCATATTCGCCACGGCCTTTTTCACGCACCCAGACGCTGTGGCCATCGGCATGCAGCAGGCGATAGGTCAGTTCGAAGGATTCCTGACGTTCGACCGCGGCCACCGCGCGGTAGGTGATCGGCAGGTCATCGGGGTGTACCACGCTGGCGAAGCTGCGGATGCGGTTGTTGATGAAGTCATAGGCCGGGTAGCCGCTGAGGCTGTGGATCTCTTCGCTGAGGTAGCTCATCGACCAGTCCGCATCGTTGCGGCAGCGATAGACCGCCCCTGGCAGGTTGGCCACCAAGCCGCGGAAGCGACTCTCGCTCTTTTGCAGGGCTCGGGCGGTCTGCTGCAGTTCGTTGATGTCGCTGGCAATACCCAGGTAGCCGCTGATATGGCCCCGGCCATCGCGCATGGCACTGACGGTGAGGTTGACGGTACGCGGTTCGCCATTCTTGCGCAGGTAAGTCCACTGCCGCGTTTCCGGCTCGCCTTTGGCCGGGATGCAGGTGAGGACGGCAAAACCCTGGATGACCTGGCCTTCCTGCAGGCTGAGTTGGTGAGCGCGAGCCTGGATTTCGTCTTCGCGATGAAACAAAACAGGGCTGTGTTGGCCAATAACTTCGGCACTGCGGTAGCCCAGCAGGCGTTCGGCGCCGGAGTTAAACAGGGTAATCAGACCATCCAGATCGCTGGTGATGATGCTTACACCGGTGGCAGAGTCGAGTACGGCCTGGAGAAAGCGCCGAGCTTCGCGGGTCTGCTCTTCATGTTGCAGACGCTCCAGGGTGGCGCCGACCCAGCGGGCGAACAGGCGCATGAACTCTTCGTCAGCATCGTCGAAACTGCTGCGGGCGCTGCTGGCTGCAAAGCACAGGGTGCCAAAGCGTTGGCCGGCCACCCAGACGCTGGTGCCGATATAGCTTTCCAGCGCAAAAAGCGGGTAGCAGGGATGCGTGGCATGTTCGCTCTGACTCATGGCGGCGATGGCCAGTACGTCTGTACTGCGCAGGGCGATGCTGCAGTAAGTGTCGCCCAAGCTGAAACACTGGCCGTCCTGCAGGCCAGTGTGGGGGGATACCTGAACCATGACCCGGTAGGTGTCACCTTCAACTTGGCTGATGATGCCAATCGGCATGCCATAGAACGCGGCGCCCAGTTGCAGGGCCTGCCGCAGTTGCTCGTGGGTACTCAGTTTGGGCAGGGCGGCGATTTCATTGAGTGCATGTAGCGCGGCCTGTTGGCGTTGCATGTGCACTTGAGTCTGTTCGCGTTGCTGATCACGGCGCAGTGCTTCCAGGAGTTGGCCGAGGGTGGTCAACAGGGGTTGCAGCTGTACGGCAAAGTCAGCGCTGTAGCCGCCCTCGCGGTTGGCCAGGCCGAGCATGCCGAGCAGTTCGCCGTTGGCATGGATGGGCAGGCCGGCAAACGCCTGCAGCGCTGGGTGGCCGGACGGCAGGCCGCCGCTATGCGGGTGGTTGGCCGGATCATTGCTGATCAGCGCCTTGCCACTGCGGATGACCTGGCCGAACAGGTTGGCGAGGTTATGGAACTCCAGGCCAGCCGCTGCACGCATATCGTAGTCCGCGTGGCTGTGTTCATCCCAGGCGATGTTGCTGATGGCAAAGGTGCGCAAGAACGGGGCGCCTTGCGCATCGGCAAGGATTTCGCCGATAAAACCGAATTGGCTGGCTGTGAGGTCGAGAATCCGCTTGAGCAAGGCATCGAAGGCTTCGCGCTGGTTATGCGCATTGATATACGCCGCCTGTGCTTCGCTGATCAGGCCGAGCAACTTGCGCGAAGCTTCGCTTTGCTGATGCTTGTCCTGCAGTTCCTGATGATGGCGTCGCAGCAGCATCTGGCTGCTGTAGCGGGTTGCTTGCAGGAGCAATAACAGCAACGCTTCTGCTGCCAGCCAGGCGAGTAGCCACTTGCCCATCAGCCAGCGTTTTTCTTGTTGGTGATGGTCATGGAGTGCACTGATGTCGCGCCAGGTCAGGGCGACCACTGTCGGTGCATCGCCCGGCTGGGCGACGGCTGGATAGCGGTCGAGTGGCAGTTGATTGAGCAGGTATGTCTGCCCGTGGTCTTGCAGCAGTCGCAGGCTGTCGCCTGTGGCCGGTTCAGGCAGCAGATTGCGGCTTTGCCAGTGCTGCGCTTCGGGGCGTGAGAAACCTTCCAGGTACCAGGTCGGAGGCGTGCTGGATGCTCCCGCCGGGCGTTCAGCGGAGTATTCGCTCAAGGCCGCACGGGTCATGCGCAGGGCAATGCCTGCGCCTAGCTCGCGATCCAGCTGTTGCAGGTTGTGCGCCAGATTCAGGCTGATCTCCAGCGCCCCAATGGTCAATGGCGCCTGGTTGCCCTCGACCTGCAGCGGGATGATGGCGCGTGATACCAGGCCTTCTTCGGAATCCCCCAAACCACTCTTGCGGGTGGCCGACTGCAGGGCGTCAAGCAACATGCGCCGGGGGGCTTGCGGCTCGTCGGCAAAGCGTTCTGGCTGGTGTACGCGCAGCAATACTGTGCTATCGGCCAGGTGCAGGGTGAGGCTGAACGGGTGGCTCTGTTGCAGGTTACGCCAGCGTGGCGCCAGGCGTGCGAACAGTTGCCCGCGGATGTTTTGCAAGGCGCGCGCCTGGTCTTCAACCTGTGGATTCAGGGTTGCCGCCTCACGCACCAGTTCAACCAGCCAGGCATCCGCAACCAGGGTTTCGCCGAGCAGTTGCGCCTGGTGCTCCATGTTCTGTTGGGCACTGCGCAAGGCCAGGCGCTGCGCCTCATGCAGGTGGGTAAGCTGCATCTGCCAAAGCGCTTCACGCTCATTGATGGCGGCCGTGCCCAAGACAATGAACAGCAGCGCCAGGCTGAAACTGCCGAAACCGACGATCCAGTGGATCATCGAGGGCTTTACCTTTGTGTGCATCAATAGGCCCCGGGACGAATGACGCTGTTGCTCCCGTGATACACGGGTGGCTGGGCATTTTCCAGCTGTTCTGTGAGTGCAGCGGCCGGCTGCGGCCGACCGAAATGGTAGCCCTGGCCATGGTCACAGCCGAGCTGACGCAGCAACTCAAGCTGTTCCGCGCGTTCAATGCCCTCGGCCAAAATCTTTAGCCCCATGCTGTGACCGAGGGCGATTACTGCACGGGTAATGGCGATGTCGTCCTGGTCATCAGGCAAGCCGGCGACAAAACTCTGGTCAAGCTTGAGCTTGTGTACGGGCAAGCGCTTGAGGCGGGCGAGTGAGCTGTAGCCGGTCCCAAAGTCATCAATAGCCAGACGCACGCCCAGGTTACGCAGGCGTTCGAGTAGCCTGAGGGCGGTATCAGGATCATCCATCACCGCACTTTCGGTCACTTCAAGCTCCAGGCAGGCGGCGGGTAGACCGCTGTCGCTCAATACTTCAGCAACCCGCAGGTCCAGTTCGCCACGGCTGAACAGGCGGCTGGAAATGTTGACCGCAACAAACTGCAGGTTAATGCCCGCTGCCCGCCAGGCGACCATCTGTCGACAGCTCTGTTGCAGAACCCAGGCATCAATGGCGCTGATCAGGCCGGTTTCTTCGGCTATCGGGATGAACTCGCCAGGCCCGACCAAACCGCGTTGCGGGTGTTCCCAGCGCACCAGAGCTTCGACGCCGATCAGCTGCTGGCTATGCAGGCAGAGCAGTGGTTGGTAGTAGACCCGCAGTTCCTGGCTATCCAGCGCATGGCGCAGGGCGCTGGCCAGTTCGACGCGCTGGTGGGCATGGGCCGTCAGCTCCTGGCTGTAGAAGGCATAGCTCTCGCGGCCGCCACTTTTCGCCTTGAACAGCGCCGAGTCGGCATTGCGTAGCACCTGGGCGACATCCTGTGCATCTTCCGGGTATAGACAGATGCCAATACTGGCGGTCACAAACAGTTCGTGGTCAGCCACTTCGAAGCCGGTGGCCAGGCAGCTTTGCAGGCGCTGCGCCATAACCGCAGCCTGTTCGGCGCTTTGGCATTGTTCGTAAAGCAGGCCGAACTCGTCACCCCCGAGGCGGGCCAGGGTCATGCGCTTACCCAGTTGCTCGCTGAGTCTCTCCCCCACGGCTTTCAACAGCAGGTCACCGATGTTGTGGCCGAGGCTTTCGTTGATGTGCTTGAAGTGGTCGAGGTCGATCAATAGCACCGCCCCCGTGTGCTGGTCGCTGCGGTCGCGCTCCAGTGCGTGCTCGACCCGCTCGGTGAACAGCAGGCGGTTGGGCAGGTTGCTTAGCGGGTCGTGGTGGGCGAGGTAGTCCAGCTCACGCTGCGAGCGCTTGAGGGCGCTGATATCGGAAAACACGGCCACATAGTGGCTGATCTCGCCTTGCTCGTCATGAATCACCCGGATGCATTGCCACTGCGGGTAGATTTCGCCGTTCTTGCGGCGGTTCCACACTTCGCCACTCCAGGAGCCGCGTTGTTGCAGGGTATGCCACAGGTTGTCGTAGAAGCCTTTGTCATGACGGCCGGACTTCAGCAGGCTGGGTGATTGGCCGAGGATTTCCGCTTGTTCATAGCCGGTGATACGGGTAAAGGCCGGGTTGCAGTGAACGATACGCTGCTCGGCGTCGGTGACCAGTACGCCTTCCTGGGTGGCATCAAACACGGCAGCCGCCTGGCGCAGGCTGTCTTCATCACGGCGGCGCTGGGTGATGTCGCAGGCGGTGCCGATCAGTCGCTCGGCGTGTCCTGATGGATTGAACAACAGGCGGCCGCGGAACTGAATCCAGCGGTAGCTGTTATCGGCTTGGCGCAGGCGATAGTTGATCTCGTAGGGCGCCGGGTTGGATGCCTCCAGGCGCTGTTGCAAGGTGCGCTCGAAGGCCTCGCGATCATGCGGGTGCAGGTGTTCTAGCCATTGTGGCTGGTCGATCTCGCTGGGCGTGCCGAGCAACGCTGCGTAGCCGGGGGAGAAATACAGTTGATGGCTTTGCAGGTCCCAGTCCCACAGGCCGTCCTGGGCGGCATCCAATGCCTGTTGCAGGCGTTTCTCACTGTGCTGCAGGGCTTCGCGACTGCGTTGATGCTGACGGTGATGGGTGCGCAGGATGACAAACAGCAGAACGCCGGTCACGCCGACAAAGGCCAGGCCTTTTAACAGTTGCGCGCGCTCCAGCTGCTCAAGGGACAACCCCAGAGCGATCAGCTGGCTGTCACTGAATAATACCCAGAGGCTGGCCGCCAGGAGGTAGGCGAGGGTCAAACGCCAGGCACTAAAAGATGCAGTCATGGGCTACGGGTCAATCCATTGTCGGGGGCAGCAGTATAGAGGTTGGTCAGGGGGCGGCATTCTTATGCAAAAGACCAACTGGTTTTCTGATCCGGGTCAGGGATAATGTGTACAGATGTGCGCTAAAAAACCGCCATGTCTTTCCTTTTTTATGAGGCACGTGATCCATGTGGTACAACGGTTTTCTCGACTTGTCGATCTGGCAACTGATCGCGGTCACCCTGCTGCTGACGCATGTGACCATCGTCAGCGTCACGGTATACCTGCATCGCTACTCAGCGCATCGCGCCCTCGAATTGCATCCGGCGCTGAAACACTTCTTCCGCTTCTGGCTGTGGCTGACTACGGCGCAGAATACCCGCGAATGGACCGCGATTCATCGCAAGCACCACGCCAAATGCGAAACCGTCGATGACCCGCACAGCCCGGTAATCAAGGGCCTGAGCACCGTATTGCGCAAGGGGGCGGAGCTGTACCGCGAAGAAGCGCAGAACCCGGAAACCCTGCGGATTTACGGCAAGAACTGCCCCGAAGACTGGATCGAGCGCAACCTCTACTCGCGCTTCCCGGTTGGCGGCGTGGCGCTGATGGGGGCCATCGACCTGGCCCTGTTCGGCGCTGCCGGCATCACCATCTGGGCGGTACAGATGATGTGGATTCCGGTGTGGGCAGCGGGCGTGATCAACGGTCTCGGCCATGCTGTTGGCTATCGCAACTTCGAATGCCGCGATGCGGCGACCAATCTGCTGCCCTGGGGCATCCTGATCGGCGGCGAAGAACTGCACAACAACCATCACACCTACCCGAATTCGGCCAAGCTGTCGGTGAAGAAGTGGGAATTCGACATGGGCTGGTTCTGGATCAAGCTGTTCAGCTTGCTCGGCCTGGCTCAGGTGCAGCGTGTTGCGCCCATCGCTCACCGGGTCGAAGGCAAGCGCAGCCTGGACATGGACACCGCCATGGCCATCCTCAACAACCGTTTCCAGATCATGGCGCAGTACCGCAAGCTGGTGATCGCGCCGCTGGTCCAGCAGGAGCTGGCCAAGGCCGATGCCTCGGTGCGTCACCACTTCCATCGTGCCAAGCGCCTGCTCTCGCGGGAACCGAGCCTGCTCGATGAAGGCCACCAGGCGCGCATCCAGCGCATGCTGGAGCAGAGCCAGGCGCTCAAGGTGATTTACGAAAAGCGCCTTGCCCTGCAGCAGATCTGGGTGAAAACCAGCGCTAATGGCCACGAGATGCTTGAAGCCATCAAGCAATGGGTCACTGAGGCGGAAGCCAGCGGTATTCAGTCGCTGCGTGAGTTCGCTGAGCAACTGAAGACCTATTCATTGCGCCCGGCCGCTGTCTGAGTCG harbors:
- the desA gene encoding delta-9 fatty acid desaturase DesA; this translates as MWYNGFLDLSIWQLIAVTLLLTHVTIVSVTVYLHRYSAHRALELHPALKHFFRFWLWLTTAQNTREWTAIHRKHHAKCETVDDPHSPVIKGLSTVLRKGAELYREEAQNPETLRIYGKNCPEDWIERNLYSRFPVGGVALMGAIDLALFGAAGITIWAVQMMWIPVWAAGVINGLGHAVGYRNFECRDAATNLLPWGILIGGEELHNNHHTYPNSAKLSVKKWEFDMGWFWIKLFSLLGLAQVQRVAPIAHRVEGKRSLDMDTAMAILNNRFQIMAQYRKLVIAPLVQQELAKADASVRHHFHRAKRLLSREPSLLDEGHQARIQRMLEQSQALKVIYEKRLALQQIWVKTSANGHEMLEAIKQWVTEAEASGIQSLREFAEQLKTYSLRPAAV